The DNA region taaattgaaaattgaattggatttttaaattggaaCCTATTCACACCCTCTAGGTTAAACTAGTACCCATCCTAGAACtttcaattggtatcagagcaggtcaCTAAAAATACCTAGTGAGATCCGTGGGTAGTCTAGGATGAATCGTACTATGGGTTCAGTTTCTCATCCACCACATTTTGATGGTGACAACTATGCTGCGTGGAAGGCGAAAATGAAATCGTTTTTGTGGGTACAAGAtgacaaggtgtggcttgctgTTGAAGAAGGTTGGGAACCTCCGACGATTGAAGAAACCAAAGGTAAAGGAGAGTCCTCTGTGTCTATATCTAAGCTTAAGCCTAGGAAAGAATGGAGCAATGATGAGCGTAGCTCTAGCACTTTTAACCAAAGGGCTTTGAATGCTTTATTCACAGCCGTTTCGCCTGAACAATTCAATTACATAAGTAAGTGTACAACGGCAAAAGAAGCTTGGGACATTCTTGAAGTTACTCATGAGGGTAACTCAACTGTTAAAGAATCCAAACTTCAACATCTCATCACAAAATTCGAAAATATCACAATGTCTGATGATGAAAGTTTCTCTGACTTTTATGCTAAGCTTAGCGTAATTGTTAATGGCTGTCACAATCTTGGTGACAGTATTCTTGAGCATAGGATTGTGAAAAAGATCTTAAGATCACTTCCTATGAGGTTTCATGCTAAGAGGACGGCGATTGAGGAATCGAAAGATCTAAACACCTACAAGCTTGAGCAATTGATTGGGTCTCTGCAAACGTATGAGTTAGAGCTTCCTGATTCCAAGAAGATGAAAATCATTGCTCTCAAAGctgtcaaagaagaagaaagtgatgGCTCAATTGAAGACTTGTCCGAAGATGAATTGGTTGAATTAACCATGCAAATTAGAAGGTTTCTCAAGTCTCAAAATTCCAAAGGTCGTGAGCAACGAACCAACTCAGGTTCGAACTCAAAAAAACTTTCGTTCTCTAGATGTCTTACATGACAAAGCCTCTAGATCATCTAGAACTAGTGAACATAGGAGTTCTAACAATATGGTTCAGTGTCATGAGTGTCAAGGCTATGGACACATTGCTTCTGAGTGTGCAAATACTattaagagaaaagagaagaagaatagGGCAATGAAGGTCACTTGGAGTGATAGTGATTCAAGGGATGCATCTACGTCGGAATCTGAGAAGGATACGATTGCGTTTATAGGAACTGTTGATGGATATGACACAGAAGGTTCATTTGTTGAAGAACCTGACTTGGAAAAAGTCTTGAGAAAATATTCTGATCTCTATGACATCAGTGTGCAAGTAAAAAATGATAACTCTAACTTGAAGAAGAAACTTGCATTTGTTgaaagtgaaaagaaagaagTTGAAGTTGAGCATCCATCTCAGTTGGACAATGGAGAGAAACTGCGAGAGTCGCTGTTAGAGAAGATTCACATTCTACAAACCACAATTAACACTCTCTCGTCTGATAAGAAAGCTCTTGAGGACGAAGTGGTTGAGATGAGAAGAAAAGTTTAGGAGTTGAGCATAGGTTCGGGGAAAATTGACAAGATGCTTAGCTATGGAAAAAGTTTTGGAGACAAATGAGGTCTAGGATTCGAGTCTACAAAGACTACAAGTTCCTCTTCTGTCACCAGATTTGTCAAAGCCTCTAATATTCCTAGTTTGAAAGTAGGTGACGATAAATGTTTAGGTCTTACTCCCGAAACATCTACAAACTTTGCACATGTGTTAATCATGTCAAGACTTCAATTAATCTTAAGAAACAAACAATCTAGGAAGTTCATTCCTATATGTCATCTTTGTGGGATTCCTGGTCACATCCGGCCTAAGTGCAATaagtttagaaagaaaaattcttATCAAGAAAAAGTTTCAAGGaactttgaaaaagaaaatcttaaggaacaatttgtgACTTATTTGAAAGAGATTAATCGGATTGCAAGAATTATATCTGTTCCAAGTATGGTAGTTCCAAAAGTGAGACAAGTttggagaagaaaagagaatcaaagTGGTGTACTTGTCAATTTATCTCCACCTTCAAGTTGTTTATATTGACTAAGCTCTCTCTTTGCAAATGTTTTCATTAATGTATGCTTGCATGTTCATATAGCATAAATACTGCATTTTTTGTCTTTCttcttgttaaaaaataaaaataaaaataaataaaataaataaataataaataaataaataaatgtatgaGGAAAAATGGAAAAGTATGATTTCATATGAGTTCTAGCCTTGTTCACTTGATAACATGATCCTAGCATGATATGTTTGACTCTGTTGTGGACAATAGCCTCTTGTTGATAATATATCAATGTTAATGAGTTGAACATGTTTAACTTGAGTAAAACCCGCACCCATGTGAGCTTTTGTGCCTAAATatagtgtgtgcatttttcatacactcgtattttttttcatgtgtgTGATCTTATGTGTTTTGCTgctctagaacttgctttgaGACCTCtcaaaactttgtatcatatattattCTATTTTGGAGACGATAGTAGGCATTAGGACTTACCATCATTGCCATATATGCCAGTGCCTTACATGTTTTTCCCTAGTTAGCCCTTTTGAGCCTATATGTAAGCCTTTTGTTCTTAAACCTACATTCCTTACCTAGCCACTTATATTAAAAATTCCCTACCCTACTAAGAAGCTAGTAGAGTACGTTTTTCAAAAGAGAGAGTTCAAGGTTATTTAAAGGTTGAAGATGCAAATTTTGTGAAGAAAGCCAACTACAAATGAagagcaaaagaagaaaagatgaaaagaaGTCACTATGAATCACAAGTGAGCTGCCAACATTATAAGAAATCAAGTGTGTCATTGTAAATGAAAAGGAAGAATCATCAGAAATCAACTGTGCAATTATATGTCGTTCATCCAACCACTCAATTTACTGCCAAGTTGCTTGGTTAACTGTTGCATGCTTCTCTCGGTTTCATTTCCAACTACTCTATTAGTTTCTTAGACTTTGTGTTTCCTATATCCTTCATTTCTTTAACCGAGTACCTGAAGCCCCATTACACCCTTAACAAAGACCTACTTGATCCAAAGAAGTTAATTTTTTatgtgtggagatgagatcAATCTGCAAGCCTATGGTAGAGCATTCATGTAATGATCTTTTGAGCGTATACACTTACCCCAAAACACTTTGAATGAAAATTCGAGCGTATATCTTGTGAGCTTAAGGGTTAAAGTTAAGTTGGTCCTGTAAGACTTAATTACATTTGTGTAGTTATCAACTTTCAGCTATACTTGCAACTACAGTCATACATGTTATGTTTTAGGGACAATGTTAGCTTGTGAATGAAGATTCAGAACCACATGTGTTTTTGCACCATTTCATTCTTGTTGGAACAATTATATGCTTCtcatacaaattttttttgaaaaaaaataaaaaaataaaaatcatatcaTTTGTGTGTtgcatttcattattttttttaaaagcatttgtTTAGGGGGAGCTTAACAATATGAAAGATGCATTTCTTTTCATGTTTATCTTTTCGACTATTGCACATGTGTTCTTTTCCCTCCCGATTTCGTCCCCACTTTTATTCTTCCGAAGCGGTTCTAGTTCACATAAAGGAAATCTTTCTCCATCACATTTTGTTATGTTCCACTTATCTTCCGCTGACTGCACCTGATGGTTACCTCTAAGGCCTTTGACCTTTCTAGACAAAAAGGGGGAGAAGTAGGAAGCTTATATTTAGGGGGAGAAGTAGAATTTCGAAAACCTggttgtttgttttgttgtttgctTTTATAGATAAATGCTTTCATTTTCAGCAACGTATATCTTTTGTACGTCACAGGTTTTCTTGTTTGAGTGTGTGCAGGTTTCAGACTTCAATGTTATGCATGATCGTTAATTTTATTAGTTGTCTGTAATTTTATGATTGAGGGTTTTGTCTAGGAAATGCCAAAGGGGGGGATTGTTAGAGTAAAATTGCCAGTTCCTAAACAAAACGCCTGAGTCTGTAATATTAGACTAGTGCTTGTTTTCA from Malus domestica chromosome 01, GDT2T_hap1 includes:
- the LOC139198014 gene encoding uncharacterized protein, producing the protein MGSVSHPPHFDGDNYAAWKAKMKSFLWVQDDKVWLAVEEGWEPPTIEETKGKGESSVSISKLKPRKEWSNDERSSSTFNQRALNALFTAVSPEQFNYISKCTTAKEAWDILEVTHEGNSTVKESKLQHLITKFENITMSDDESFSDFYAKLSVIVNGCHNLGDSILEHRIVKKILRSLPMRFHAKRTAIEESKDLNTYKLEQLIGSLQTYELELPDSKKMKIIALKAVKEEESDGSIEDLSEDELVELTMQIRRFLKSQNSKGREQRTNSGYGHIASECANTIKRKEKKNRAMKVTWSDSDSRDASTSESEKDTIAFIGTVDGYDTEGSFVEEPDLEKVLRKYSDLYDISVQVKNDNSNLKKKLAFVESEKKEVEVEHPSQLDNGEKLRESLLEKIHILQTTINTLSSDKKALEDEVVEMRRKV